Proteins from a single region of Verrucosispora sp. NA02020:
- a CDS encoding ketopantoate reductase family protein — MKILMFGRGVVGAAYGWALERAGHHVEFYVRPGRAATYGDTIDVDLLDARRRPWGKRVVEKWPVRLRESLEPDHDFDLIVLSVQHYGFAEAAAFLGPRVGGATVLVFNNLWVEPLTAIEHLPTEQVAWGFPGAGGGFGDDGVLRASLLPMVFLGTLDRPPTERERAVREVFRGAGFRTQENSDFRGWLAVHFVQNAGLHTQSLRRGSLSTLTRGDMREAILAVRELLPLVEARGVDLRRHRSSLLPFTGPVWLAAPALAWMMGRFPPARRVTTAHANPEELRAVCRDTLAEARRLGIRVPRLEAAEPYFADATTAGTAAAA, encoded by the coding sequence GTGAAGATCTTGATGTTCGGCCGGGGCGTTGTCGGTGCAGCCTATGGGTGGGCCCTGGAACGGGCCGGGCACCATGTCGAGTTCTACGTCCGGCCGGGGCGTGCGGCGACGTACGGGGACACGATCGACGTTGATCTGCTGGACGCGCGACGGCGGCCGTGGGGGAAGCGGGTCGTGGAGAAGTGGCCGGTGCGCCTCCGCGAGTCGCTGGAGCCGGACCATGACTTCGACCTGATCGTGCTGAGTGTGCAGCACTACGGCTTCGCCGAGGCGGCGGCGTTCCTGGGGCCACGCGTGGGCGGGGCCACCGTGCTCGTCTTCAACAACCTGTGGGTCGAGCCGCTCACCGCGATCGAGCATCTCCCCACCGAGCAGGTGGCCTGGGGCTTTCCCGGGGCCGGCGGAGGGTTCGGCGACGACGGGGTGCTGCGGGCGTCCCTGCTGCCGATGGTCTTCCTCGGTACGCTCGACCGGCCGCCGACCGAGCGGGAGCGGGCCGTCCGCGAGGTGTTTCGCGGGGCCGGGTTCCGGACCCAGGAGAACTCCGACTTCCGGGGCTGGCTGGCGGTCCACTTCGTCCAGAACGCGGGTCTGCACACGCAGAGCCTGCGGCGGGGTTCCCTGTCCACGCTGACGCGGGGCGACATGCGCGAGGCGATCCTCGCCGTCCGCGAGCTGCTGCCGCTGGTCGAGGCGCGGGGCGTCGACCTGCGGCGGCATCGGTCCTCGCTGCTGCCGTTCACCGGACCCGTCTGGCTGGCCGCGCCGGCACTCGCCTGGATGATGGGCCGATTCCCGCCGGCGCGCAGGGTGACGACGGCGCACGCCAACCCCGAGGAGTTGCGCGCGGTCTGCCGCGACACGCTGGCGGAGGCGCGCCGGCTCGGCATACGGGTGCCCCGGCTAGAGGCGGCCGAGCCCTACTTCGCCGACGCGACGACGGCGGGAACGGCGGCGGCTGCGTAG
- a CDS encoding SDR family NAD(P)-dependent oxidoreductase has protein sequence MSEKWTTANIPDQRGRVAVVTGANTGLGYETAKALAARGASVVLAVRDVTKGQQAAARIAGDVTVQALDLTSLDSVRSTAGELRSRLDRIDLLINNAGVMYTPKQTTRDGFELQFGTNHLGHFALTGLLLDLMRPVPGSRVVTVSSVGHRIRADIHFDDLHWERSYGRVAAYGQSKLANLMFTYELQRRLAPHGTTVAVAAHPGMSSTELARNSPPALRLPLTWLAPLITQSPAMGALPTLRAATDPAVLGGQYYGPGGRNEVMGHPRLVTSSPKSYEVAVQKRLWAVSEDLTGVTFPAVQSEQSPISTGPVVTA, from the coding sequence ATGAGCGAGAAGTGGACGACGGCGAACATCCCGGACCAGCGCGGGCGGGTCGCCGTGGTGACCGGCGCCAACACCGGACTGGGGTACGAGACCGCGAAGGCGCTCGCCGCACGCGGCGCGTCCGTGGTGCTCGCCGTACGCGACGTGACGAAGGGCCAGCAGGCCGCAGCACGGATCGCCGGGGACGTGACCGTGCAGGCACTGGACCTGACCTCGCTCGACTCCGTCCGGAGCACAGCGGGGGAGCTACGGTCCCGACTCGACCGGATCGACCTGCTGATCAACAACGCCGGGGTGATGTACACCCCGAAGCAGACCACCCGCGACGGCTTCGAGCTGCAGTTCGGCACCAACCACCTCGGGCACTTCGCGCTCACCGGGCTGCTGCTGGACCTGATGCGGCCGGTGCCCGGCTCACGGGTGGTGACGGTCAGCAGTGTCGGCCACCGCATCCGGGCCGACATCCACTTCGACGACCTGCACTGGGAGCGGTCGTACGGCCGGGTCGCCGCCTACGGACAGTCCAAGCTCGCCAACCTCATGTTCACCTACGAGTTGCAGCGCCGCCTCGCCCCGCACGGCACCACCGTCGCGGTCGCCGCGCACCCCGGCATGTCCAGCACCGAACTCGCCCGCAACAGCCCGCCGGCACTCCGGCTGCCACTCACCTGGCTCGCGCCGCTGATCACCCAGTCACCGGCGATGGGCGCGCTGCCGACCCTGCGCGCCGCCACCGACCCCGCCGTGCTCGGCGGCCAGTACTACGGCCCCGGCGGACGCAACGAGGTCATGGGCCACCCCCGACTGGTCACCTCCAGCCCGAAGTCCTACGAGGTGGCCGTCCAGAAGCGGCTCTGGGCTGTCTCCGAAGACCTCACCGGCGTCACGTTCCCGGCCGTCCAATCCGAGCAGAGCCCGATCTCGACCGGGCCGGTCGTGACGGCATAG
- a CDS encoding TetR/AcrR family transcriptional regulator, protein MTFQRARTEEQREIRRRAILDAASAMLDEMPVASVTLNELSRRVGLAKPNVLRYFESREAVLLELLDRHLQEWLADLAGELADSVDDDLPMAERATAVAEVLSRSLAARVVLCDLFGAQVAVLEHNVSVEVALRHKRASKAHLATMTALIEKRLPELGETATLFSLQTMVMAGALSAYSTPPPSLEAAYQAEPDLARFHMELRDSLRLALTATLLGVLPRR, encoded by the coding sequence GTGACCTTCCAGCGGGCGCGGACCGAGGAGCAGCGCGAGATCCGCCGACGGGCGATCCTCGACGCGGCGTCGGCGATGCTCGACGAGATGCCCGTGGCCTCGGTCACCCTGAACGAGCTGAGTCGCCGGGTGGGTCTGGCGAAGCCGAACGTGCTGCGCTACTTCGAGTCCCGCGAGGCGGTGCTGCTCGAACTGCTGGACCGCCACCTCCAGGAGTGGCTTGCCGACCTGGCCGGCGAGTTGGCCGACTCGGTCGACGACGACCTGCCCATGGCCGAGCGGGCGACGGCGGTGGCCGAGGTCCTCAGCCGCTCACTGGCCGCCCGAGTGGTGCTCTGCGACCTCTTCGGCGCACAGGTCGCCGTCCTGGAACACAACGTCTCCGTCGAGGTCGCCCTGCGCCACAAGCGCGCCTCGAAGGCGCACCTGGCCACCATGACCGCCCTGATCGAGAAGCGCCTGCCGGAGTTGGGCGAGACCGCCACGCTGTTCAGCCTGCAGACCATGGTCATGGCCGGAGCGCTGTCGGCGTACAGCACACCGCCGCCCAGCCTGGAGGCGGCCTACCAGGCCGAACCCGACCTGGCCCGCTTCCACATGGAGCTACGGGACTCCCTGAGGCTGGCCCTGACCGCGACCCTCCTCGGCGTGCTACCCCGCCGCTGA
- a CDS encoding AAA family ATPase: MDRGSFVGRTGELTHLRAVVEGIGRRGVLFSGDAGVGKSRLVREAVGKLPASRYVVLPIAAGHPSTALPFGGLAQVLPVAQPAGLTPAGVLRWVVDSVHEQAMGRAIVLTIDDAHLLDPPSAALVHVLARQEDVVLLGTVHDGEQVPLPLRPLCVDDLVERVELTPFGRDETTELLADVLGGPADTGSIDRMLRLSVGNPLLLHELLRSTTGSGEWACSGGLWQWNGDSTRPLDVTDVIGTRIDHLTPGVRKVVELVALSEQLGLRLLTTATHADDIRQAEEHGLIAIVRRDRRVDVQLTHPLYGDLLRRRCPPARTRQLQTELAELVQATGARRPGDLLRAALWRLGAGSAQDPRLLLGGAAQAFARYDVPLTVQLAQAALHAGGGYDAAELLATVLMLCERPHEALHVLDRVRDDLVDERRRSRWLTVRGMVTYWSLGAESTVDSLAEAAVTLTDPGHQARVWAFEALMRMHRMEIAAALRLSQSVLARPASGPGARGLARCVVAYVDATRGLFRRNADAVAQVEADVAGWRADVPYLQAMVESSRAARLALTCDLAGIDAIAADEFADLVSSGGLRLGSGFLTVLQSYAARLRGRTDQAVTFSDTAGAMLATSRLYGSLAHGERAQVAAWRGDAATALAAMTAADRSYSPCIAVFYPWLELARGGTIAATGDLPAAVRHLVALADRLRSDGMTGYEVLALHDLTRLGQAATLIGPTCADGARRSVAQRLSELAERTDGTLSPLLARHARACAAEDGAGLLAIADAFAAAQLTVWAAEATATAVRVLRREGDPLVTDARRRLGTLLAACDQVHTPTLDATRDS, translated from the coding sequence GTGGATCGGGGAAGTTTCGTCGGCCGAACCGGTGAGCTCACGCACCTGCGAGCGGTGGTGGAAGGGATCGGCCGGCGTGGCGTCCTCTTCAGCGGCGACGCCGGTGTCGGCAAGAGTCGGCTGGTGCGCGAGGCCGTGGGGAAGCTTCCCGCGAGCCGGTACGTCGTCCTGCCCATCGCCGCCGGCCATCCGAGTACGGCCCTGCCCTTCGGCGGTCTGGCCCAGGTGCTGCCCGTCGCGCAGCCGGCCGGGCTCACCCCCGCCGGGGTGCTGCGGTGGGTGGTGGACTCGGTGCACGAGCAGGCCATGGGCCGGGCGATCGTGCTCACCATCGACGACGCCCATCTGCTCGACCCGCCGTCGGCGGCACTGGTGCACGTGCTCGCCCGGCAGGAGGACGTCGTCCTGCTCGGGACGGTGCACGACGGGGAGCAGGTGCCGTTGCCGCTGCGGCCCCTCTGCGTCGACGATCTGGTCGAGCGCGTCGAGTTGACCCCGTTCGGCCGGGACGAGACCACCGAGTTGCTCGCGGACGTCCTCGGCGGGCCGGCTGACACGGGGTCGATCGACCGGATGCTCCGCCTGTCGGTCGGCAACCCGCTGCTCCTCCACGAGTTGCTCCGCAGCACGACGGGCAGTGGCGAGTGGGCGTGTTCCGGCGGGCTGTGGCAGTGGAACGGCGACTCGACGCGACCGCTCGACGTGACGGACGTGATCGGCACCCGGATCGACCACCTCACTCCCGGCGTCCGCAAGGTGGTGGAGTTGGTCGCCCTGAGCGAGCAACTCGGCCTGCGGCTGCTCACCACGGCGACACATGCCGACGACATCAGGCAGGCCGAGGAACACGGCCTGATCGCGATCGTCCGGCGGGACCGGCGGGTCGACGTCCAGCTGACGCATCCGCTGTACGGGGATCTGCTGCGCCGCCGCTGCCCGCCGGCCCGGACGCGGCAGTTGCAGACCGAGCTGGCCGAGTTGGTGCAGGCCACCGGTGCCCGCCGCCCGGGTGACCTGCTGCGGGCCGCCCTGTGGCGGCTCGGCGCGGGCTCCGCACAGGATCCCCGCCTCCTGCTCGGCGGTGCCGCGCAGGCGTTCGCCCGCTACGACGTACCGCTGACGGTCCAACTGGCGCAGGCGGCGCTGCACGCCGGTGGTGGTTACGACGCCGCCGAGTTGCTCGCCACCGTCCTGATGCTCTGCGAGCGCCCCCACGAGGCACTCCATGTGCTCGACCGGGTCCGGGACGATCTGGTCGACGAGCGGCGTCGGAGCCGTTGGCTGACGGTGCGGGGCATGGTGACGTACTGGAGCCTCGGTGCGGAGTCCACCGTCGACAGCCTGGCCGAGGCGGCCGTCACGCTGACGGATCCCGGCCACCAGGCGCGGGTCTGGGCCTTCGAGGCGCTCATGCGGATGCACCGGATGGAGATCGCCGCCGCACTGCGGTTGAGCCAGTCGGTGCTGGCCCGCCCGGCGTCCGGTCCGGGTGCCCGTGGCCTGGCCCGGTGCGTGGTCGCCTACGTCGACGCGACACGCGGTCTGTTCCGCCGCAACGCCGACGCGGTCGCCCAGGTGGAGGCGGACGTCGCCGGTTGGCGAGCAGACGTGCCCTACCTCCAGGCGATGGTGGAGTCGAGCCGGGCCGCCCGGCTGGCGCTCACCTGCGACCTGGCCGGCATCGACGCGATCGCCGCCGACGAGTTCGCCGACCTGGTCAGCTCCGGCGGCCTGCGTCTCGGCAGCGGCTTCCTGACCGTCCTCCAGTCCTACGCCGCACGGCTCCGGGGGCGGACCGACCAGGCCGTCACCTTCAGCGACACGGCCGGCGCGATGCTGGCCACCAGCCGGCTCTACGGCAGTCTCGCGCACGGCGAGCGGGCGCAGGTGGCGGCCTGGCGCGGGGACGCCGCCACGGCTCTCGCGGCGATGACGGCGGCAGACCGTTCGTACTCCCCGTGCATCGCGGTGTTCTATCCCTGGCTGGAGTTGGCCCGTGGCGGGACGATCGCCGCCACGGGCGACCTACCCGCCGCCGTCAGGCACCTGGTCGCGTTGGCCGACCGGCTGCGTTCCGACGGGATGACCGGGTACGAGGTGCTGGCCCTGCACGACCTGACCCGACTGGGCCAGGCGGCCACCCTGATCGGCCCGACCTGCGCCGACGGCGCACGGCGTTCGGTGGCCCAACGCCTCTCCGAGCTGGCCGAGCGTACCGACGGGACCCTGTCGCCGCTGTTGGCCCGGCACGCGCGGGCCTGCGCCGCCGAGGACGGCGCCGGATTGCTGGCGATCGCCGACGCCTTCGCCGCGGCGCAGCTCACCGTCTGGGCGGCCGAGGCCACCGCGACGGCGGTACGCGTGCTGCGCCGCGAGGGCGATCCGCTGGTGACCGACGCGCGTCGCCGTCTCGGTACGCTGCTCGCCGCCTGCGACCAGGTCCACACCCCGACGCTGGACGCCACCCGCGACTCCTGA
- a CDS encoding TetR/AcrR family transcriptional regulator: protein MTDAKPLRADARRNREALIAKARELFAKNCFNLRFDDFAKLAGVGTGTLYRHFPTREALAEAVYREELAALCDRARELHAALPADEALESFLRGFVAHLDAHEGLARTLATLMTTRSETLAEGAQALHQVIADLLTDAAEAGSIRDDVSADAVMIAINGICAAYDHPSFRTNADQVLTLVVDGLRHTAP from the coding sequence GTGACCGACGCCAAGCCGCTCCGCGCCGACGCCCGCCGCAACCGCGAAGCCCTGATCGCCAAGGCCCGCGAACTCTTCGCCAAGAACTGCTTCAACCTGCGCTTCGACGACTTCGCCAAGCTGGCCGGCGTGGGCACCGGCACGCTCTACCGCCACTTCCCCACCCGGGAGGCCCTGGCCGAGGCGGTCTACCGCGAAGAACTCGCCGCGCTGTGCGACCGCGCCCGCGAGCTGCACGCCGCCCTCCCCGCCGACGAGGCGCTGGAGTCCTTCCTGCGCGGCTTCGTAGCCCACCTGGACGCCCACGAGGGTCTCGCCCGCACCCTCGCGACGCTCATGACGACCCGCTCGGAGACCCTGGCCGAGGGCGCCCAGGCCCTGCACCAGGTCATCGCCGACCTCCTGACCGACGCCGCCGAGGCCGGATCCATCCGCGACGACGTGAGCGCCGACGCCGTCATGATCGCCATCAACGGCATCTGCGCGGCCTACGACCACCCGAGCTTCCGCACCAATGCGGACCAGGTCCTGACGCTCGTCGTCGACGGCCTCCGTCACACCGCACCCTGA
- a CDS encoding endo alpha-1,4 polygalactosaminidase, which yields MGSKRRRARVGLTAAAVAVVVLGVGIGAAGASGRQPWWGLGQQATPTPTPSVTPSDAPTSDASSALGAPVSAGPTTAAPSASTSPSVPATTPSPSRTPSASGSPAASAPATTTPASTGSTAATWAPPPADAGFDYQIGGVYAPPSGVTVVSRDLEASPAAGLYNICYVNAFQAQPGAESWWKTNHPDLLLRDAQGNLVVDEDWNELMLDFSTAAKRTALTTIVGGWIDRCASKGFKAIEPDNLDSFTRSKGLLTESQAVAYAASLSAYAHGKGLAVAQKNLAELSTSNARKAGFDFAVAEECGTWNECDAYTRTYGANVIVIEYTESGFTKACGSHGSRLSIVLRDLAVSAPGSRTYVRKAC from the coding sequence ATGGGATCGAAGCGCAGGCGGGCCCGGGTGGGGCTGACGGCGGCGGCGGTGGCTGTCGTCGTACTCGGTGTCGGCATCGGCGCCGCCGGCGCGAGCGGCCGACAGCCCTGGTGGGGCCTCGGGCAGCAGGCCACGCCCACGCCCACGCCGAGCGTGACCCCGAGCGACGCCCCGACCTCCGATGCGTCGTCGGCCCTGGGCGCGCCGGTGAGCGCCGGGCCGACCACGGCGGCGCCGTCGGCGAGTACGTCCCCGAGCGTGCCCGCGACCACGCCGTCGCCCTCGCGTACCCCGTCGGCCTCCGGCAGCCCGGCCGCGTCCGCCCCGGCGACGACGACGCCGGCAAGTACCGGCAGCACTGCCGCGACGTGGGCGCCGCCGCCCGCCGATGCCGGGTTCGACTACCAGATCGGCGGGGTGTACGCGCCGCCGTCCGGCGTCACCGTGGTCAGCCGCGACCTGGAGGCGTCGCCGGCCGCCGGGCTGTACAACATCTGTTACGTCAACGCCTTCCAGGCGCAGCCGGGCGCGGAGTCGTGGTGGAAGACCAACCACCCGGACCTGCTGCTGCGGGACGCGCAGGGCAACCTCGTGGTCGACGAGGACTGGAACGAGCTGATGCTGGACTTCTCGACCGCCGCCAAGCGGACCGCGTTGACCACGATCGTGGGCGGGTGGATCGACCGGTGCGCCAGCAAGGGGTTCAAGGCGATCGAGCCGGACAACCTGGATTCGTTCACCCGGTCCAAGGGGCTGCTGACCGAGTCGCAGGCGGTCGCGTACGCGGCGTCGCTGAGCGCGTACGCGCACGGTAAGGGGTTGGCCGTGGCGCAGAAGAACCTCGCGGAGCTGAGCACCTCGAACGCCCGCAAGGCCGGGTTCGACTTCGCCGTCGCCGAGGAGTGCGGCACGTGGAACGAGTGTGACGCGTACACCCGCACCTACGGCGCCAACGTGATCGTGATCGAGTACACCGAGAGCGGCTTCACCAAGGCGTGCGGGTCGCACGGCAGTCGGCTCTCGATCGTGCTGCGCGACCTCGCCGTGTCGGCACCCGGTTCCCGCACGTACGTCCGCAAGGCGTGCTGA